The following is a genomic window from Photobacterium sp. GJ3.
TCGACTTCTCTCAATGCGATTGGCTATTCAGGCATTGGTTACCGGACCACGGGGATACGCGCCATTCCAGTCGCTCAGGGGGATGGGCCGTTTGTGGCCGCGACGCATGAGAACGTCGCCAACGGGAGCTATCCGCTCGCACGTTATCTCTATATTTATATCAATCAGGTGCCGGGTAAGCCGTTGCCAAAACTACAGGCAGAATTTCTGCGTTTTGTACTGTCGGCGCAGGGGCAGCAGCTGGTCGATAAAGATGGGTATGTGCCCTTACCACCAGCTGTCCTGGCCAGAGAACTGGCCGCGCTGGGGCTGACACCAGCCCATTAAACGTTGAGGTGAGTGCTGCGCAGGCAGGAAGATCACCCGCACAGCACGGGCTTCACACCATCTCTTCCGATGGACTGATGCTCAGCTCCCAGCCAGCTTTTCGCCAGTATTCCTGTTCTTTATCCAGATCGGCAGCCAGCAGTCGGTTATTGGTCTGCCAGCCATCCGGTAAATTCAGTAACCATTTTTCTTTCTCTGCCGTCAGCACCATCGACGGCAGCGGCTCATCGGTGCGCTGGCCGTGCAGTGCGACCGCCAGACGCAGTGCCCGGATCATCGGATAAAGATGCTTGCGCTTAAATATGCTCAGCTCAGGCATTTCATCGAGTTTGAGGGATTTGCGCTGGAAGCGGGCCAGTGTCGCCAGCACGGTCTGTTCTTCCAGATTAAAGCCGGGCATCGTACTGTGGCGCAGCAGATAAGCGGAGTGGCGGTGAAAACCGGGATAACTGATACTGAGCCCGACTTCGTGTAAAAGTGCGCCCCAGTTCAGCAGGGACACCAGATCCGCATGGGTGCTGCCAGCCGTCGCCTGTATGTAAATCTCTTTCGCCGTATCCCGGACCCGGGTTGCCTGATCGATATCCACATTATATTGCGTTGCCATCGCTGTAGCTGTCCGGATCCGGATATCGCTGTGCCGGAAACGTTCTTCCATTTCATACAGCAGACCTTCACGTAATGCACCGTCCGAAAAGATCATCTGATCGATTTTTAAGGCAGTGAAGACTGCGCTCAGAATGGCGACGCCTGCGGCAAAGACCGGCTTCCGGTCATCTGGCAGACCGGGTAACGTCAGCTCGTCACTGTGTTTACAGGCGGTCACCAGCTTCACGACCTCTTCCAGCCGTTCTTTGCTGATGATGCCATCCGCATGGCCCTGCGCAATGATGACTTCCCGAATCGCTTTAATGGTGCCGGAAGCGCCGATGGCGGTATCCCAGCCCAGCCGTCGGTACCGACTGGCGATGCTCTCCATTTTTTGCAGCGCAGCCATGTGTGCCGCAGCCATCGCTTTGGGGGAGATCTTGCCTTTCGGGAAAAACTGCTGGTTGTAACTGACACAGCCCATGTGTTTGCTGTATTGCAGTTTGGGCTGAAATCCTTCACCGATGATCAGTTCCGTACTGCCGCCGCCGATATCAACGACCAGCTTCTGTCCCGGTTCATGCTGGGTATGTGCGACTCCCAGATAGATCAGCCGGGCTTCTTC
Proteins encoded in this region:
- the ppx gene encoding exopolyphosphatase, with product MIEIDRPREIAAIDMGSNSFHMVVARVVGHSLQIVSRHKQRVHLADGLNDNMELDQAAIQRGLSCLAMFAERLQGFDPENVRIAATYTLRQARNAAVFLKRAERVLPYPIEIIAGTEEARLIYLGVAHTQHEPGQKLVVDIGGGSTELIIGEGFQPKLQYSKHMGCVSYNQQFFPKGKISPKAMAAAHMAALQKMESIASRYRRLGWDTAIGASGTIKAIREVIIAQGHADGIISKERLEEVVKLVTACKHSDELTLPGLPDDRKPVFAAGVAILSAVFTALKIDQMIFSDGALREGLLYEMEERFRHSDIRIRTATAMATQYNVDIDQATRVRDTAKEIYIQATAGSTHADLVSLLNWGALLHEVGLSISYPGFHRHSAYLLRHSTMPGFNLEEQTVLATLARFQRKSLKLDEMPELSIFKRKHLYPMIRALRLAVALHGQRTDEPLPSMVLTAEKEKWLLNLPDGWQTNNRLLAADLDKEQEYWRKAGWELSISPSEEMV